One Alicyclobacillus acidoterrestris DNA window includes the following coding sequences:
- a CDS encoding dUTP diphosphatase encodes MEVKVKRLHPDAVIPQYAHESGDSGFDLYALEDVIIEPGQTVKVRTGLVFEIPEGYELQIRPRSGVSAKTKLRVSNTPGTVDASFRGEVMVLVDNIKPCVQSGLQYNIKEEVVNWDDNYAPDSYIIRKGDRIAQAVIVPVIRAELVEVDELGTTERGEGGFGSSGTR; translated from the coding sequence ATGGAAGTGAAGGTTAAACGTCTGCATCCGGACGCGGTAATACCACAATATGCACACGAATCTGGTGATAGTGGATTCGATTTATATGCGCTAGAAGATGTAATTATTGAGCCTGGACAAACGGTGAAGGTGCGAACCGGATTGGTGTTTGAAATTCCAGAGGGGTATGAACTTCAGATCCGTCCTCGTTCCGGCGTTAGCGCGAAGACGAAGTTGCGCGTGAGTAATACACCAGGCACTGTAGATGCGAGTTTCCGCGGAGAAGTTATGGTCTTAGTGGACAACATTAAACCATGTGTTCAATCTGGACTACAATACAATATTAAAGAAGAAGTGGTTAATTGGGATGACAATTACGCACCTGATTCGTACATCATCCGCAAGGGTGATCGCATTGCCCAAGCCGTAATTGTACCGGTCATCCGCGCCGAACTGGTTGAAGTGGATGAATTGGGAACGACTGAACGTGGCGAAGGTGGGTTTGGAAGCAGTGGCACACGGTAA
- a CDS encoding helix-hairpin-helix domain-containing protein, which translates to MLERVWDDISKSADYSFNASHSVAYATLAYWCGYLKAHYPVYYMTAVFNNTDKPDKLVKYMDDARAMGIRILPPHINKSGKKFTVDKDGIRFGLSSIKFVGDKAVDEILELRPFTSYLNFEERVSSKVNSRMRESLRASGAFSELDGTKVDPNAQQQVTGMYISESPFTLYRDIVNRFSMDWEAVRNAQPNATIKFCATIGAVKKSKVKKKTSKQYGRAMAFMSVRMENADEPIRCTLFPNTYDKVKDVVKEGVAVYIVATVQKPLDVLVQNVMPLEQMKDMLTMI; encoded by the coding sequence ATGTTGGAACGTGTGTGGGATGACATAAGCAAATCAGCGGACTATTCGTTTAACGCATCGCACTCTGTTGCTTATGCGACACTTGCTTATTGGTGTGGATACCTGAAAGCACATTATCCCGTTTACTACATGACGGCGGTATTTAACAACACGGACAAGCCGGATAAATTGGTGAAGTATATGGACGATGCGCGTGCTATGGGTATTCGTATTCTACCCCCTCACATCAACAAGTCGGGTAAGAAATTTACCGTTGATAAAGACGGCATACGTTTCGGTCTGTCGTCGATTAAGTTTGTGGGCGATAAGGCTGTTGACGAGATATTGGAATTGCGACCGTTCACATCATACCTGAACTTCGAGGAACGTGTATCGAGTAAGGTGAACAGTCGTATGCGTGAGTCGTTGCGTGCCAGTGGTGCGTTTAGCGAGCTGGATGGTACAAAGGTCGATCCAAATGCACAGCAGCAAGTAACAGGAATGTACATAAGTGAATCACCTTTTACATTGTATAGGGACATTGTTAACCGTTTCAGTATGGATTGGGAAGCAGTACGCAATGCTCAGCCGAACGCAACGATTAAATTTTGTGCAACTATTGGCGCGGTGAAGAAGTCTAAGGTAAAGAAGAAAACATCAAAACAATATGGCCGTGCAATGGCCTTTATGAGTGTACGGATGGAAAACGCCGATGAACCGATAAGGTGTACTTTATTCCCTAACACATATGATAAAGTGAAGGACGTAGTAAAAGAGGGAGTGGCGGTGTATATTGTTGCTACTGTACAGAAACCGTTGGATGTATTAGTGCAGAATGTAATGCCATTAGAACAAATGAAAGACATGTTGACTATGATATAA
- a CDS encoding LAGLIDADG family homing endonuclease: MGGKPFTEQEINYIIDLHLQGYSTVEIERLTGRNNTSIGRLLERNGYKRWNKKRHILLNDIQTIIEMYAGGQSTKQIGSQFNITGNTVASILRENGIAVRPRGQACQIENEHFFDTICSEAQAYFLGLIITDGSIVADSKGRKTLSIMLKEEDGYILNEFARHLGLPKDRVKISNRNEAYVRTSSAHLIDSLAQYGVIPRKTFSTYLPMLYDTWMPHLIRGIFDGDGSVFTTGGRIKVAQYGTHRLCDEIQQYLNIHASTSVRNVFDKPTVSFIQYTTRSDIANFYKYIYSDATIFLTRKKEKFGDDMPTPR; encoded by the coding sequence ATGGGCGGAAAGCCATTCACAGAACAAGAAATTAACTATATCATCGATCTTCATCTACAAGGCTATTCAACTGTCGAAATTGAAAGATTGACAGGACGCAACAATACATCTATCGGACGTTTGTTAGAACGAAACGGATATAAACGTTGGAACAAAAAACGGCATATTCTCTTGAATGATATACAAACGATCATCGAAATGTATGCAGGAGGTCAATCGACAAAACAAATCGGATCGCAATTTAATATTACCGGAAATACAGTCGCATCGATTCTTCGCGAAAATGGGATTGCCGTTAGACCGAGAGGTCAAGCGTGTCAAATCGAAAACGAACATTTCTTTGATACTATTTGTTCTGAAGCACAGGCATATTTCTTGGGGTTGATAATAACAGATGGTAGCATTGTTGCGGACAGTAAAGGGCGAAAAACATTATCAATTATGTTAAAGGAGGAAGATGGGTACATACTTAATGAATTTGCTCGCCATCTTGGATTGCCGAAAGATCGTGTTAAAATTAGTAACCGTAATGAGGCGTATGTGCGTACCAGTTCTGCACATTTAATTGATTCGCTAGCGCAATATGGCGTAATTCCACGCAAGACATTCTCAACATATCTGCCAATGCTCTATGACACATGGATGCCTCATTTGATTCGTGGTATATTCGATGGCGACGGAAGTGTATTTACAACGGGCGGGCGTATAAAGGTCGCTCAGTATGGAACACACAGATTGTGCGATGAAATACAACAATACTTAAATATACATGCTAGTACATCTGTACGGAATGTGTTTGATAAGCCGACTGTGAGTTTTATCCAGTATACCACACGTTCCGATATAGCAAATTTCTACAAATACATTTATTCCGATGCCACCATATTCCTAACACGTAAGAAAGAAAAATTTGGGGATGATATGCCAACACCGAGGTAA